A region from the Pelobates fuscus isolate aPelFus1 chromosome 3, aPelFus1.pri, whole genome shotgun sequence genome encodes:
- the LOC134601691 gene encoding tubulin polyglutamylase TTLL5-like: MDIEQTNSEETPESQEIEDQEKPPCILWTGSLKKTPIVRFRAEALTNDPHLHEVGTKYKMCFKMVDAGSSLVRTILSSHGFQEVHPISRNFNVMWTGPLRSTSVLTNLTKFQRINHFPKSSVLGQKDLLYKNIQNLQLKHRNHRFDFIPPSFVLPDEYNQFSRVISKDQGPWIVKPVSSSQGHGIQLINSLSQITRKDKLLVSRYIQNPLLIDGLKFDIRLYVLVTSYDPLTIYLFKEGITRFATRKYKLTKENLNNRFVHLTNYSVNKKSASFVSCHNPHVEDYGSKWSMSALLNYLKKNGKDTATLMSKIEDVIIKTIISAEGTIALASKSMLAHRKNCFEIYGFDILIDENMKPWMLEVNLSPSLTCDAPLDLKIKANVVADALTITGVECKDPCERQIKGGCTTSESRPCQTRNRSLAERLEIFEGVKDEEERSGGYIRIFPREDTWKRYGSLLTNTSLNQALASHLYPEKPVVRESSTYEPQQQVPAYECQLPPLKQTVRKYQEMTRKVSRVAREVRQKIEKPVLVAGSGRPSNTTEKCHHRRREPSQDLNKQPDDLRPRVLCSHHGSAGSVQVSEDLLKARFESMKQQEEALIKRRSIEVSNIVAGFSSIYKQAFGETKLL, translated from the coding sequence ATGGATATAGAGCAGACTAATAGTGAAGAGACACCTGAGTCCCAGGAGATTGAGGACCAGGAGAAACCTCCCTGCATCCTTTGGACTGGGAGTTTGAAGAAAACACCAATTGTAAGATTTAGAGCAGAAGCCTTAACTAATGATCCACATCTGCACGAGGTGGGGACTAAGTACAAAATGTGCTTTAAGATGGTTGATGCTGGATCTTCCCTTGTTCGCACCATCCTCTCTTCTCATGGATTTCAAGAGGTCCATCCCATCAGCAGAAACTTCAATGTGATGTGGACAGGTCCCCTCAGAAGCACATCTGTTTTGACTAATCTGACCAAGTTCCAGAGAATCAACCACTTTCCTAAATCCTCTGTACTAGGCCAGAAGGATCTCCTGTACAAGAATATTCAGAACCTGCAGCTCAAGCACAGGAACCACAGGTTTGACTTTATACCACCAAGCTTTGTTCTTCCTGATGAATACAATCAGTTTAGCAGAGTTATTTCCAAAGATCAAGGCCCTTGGATTGTAAAACCGGTGTCATCCTCTCAAGGTCATGGAATACAGCTGATTAATTCACTGTCTCAAATAACCAGAAAAGATAAGCTCCTGGTATCAAGGTACATCCAAAATCCTCTTCTAATTGATGGGTTAAAATTCGACATTCGCCTCTATGTGTTGGTAACTTCCTATGATCcattaactatttatttatttaaagaaggGATCACCAGGTTTGCCACAAGAAAATATAAATTGACAAAAGAGAACTTGAACAACAGATTCGTTCACTTGACCAACTACAGTGTAAACAAGAAAAGTGCATCTTTTGTGAGCTGTCATAATCCACACGTGGAGGACTATGGCAGCAAATGGAGTATGAGTGCTTTGctgaattatttaaagaaaaatggaaaagaCACAGCAACACTCATGTCTAAGATTGAGGATGTTATCATCAAAACTATTATTTCAGCAGAAGGCACTATTGCCTTAGCAAGTAAATCAATGCTTGCGCACAGAAAAAATTGCTTCGAAATATATGGGTTTGACATCCTCATTGATGAGAACATGAAGCCTTGGATGCTGGAGGTTAATTTATCTCCATCCCTCACTTGTGATGCACCACTTGATTTGAAAATAAAGGCTAATGTGGTGGCAGACGCTCTCACTATAACTGGTGTGGAGTGTAAGGATCCCTGTGAGAGGCAGATCAAAGGAGGCTGCACAACATCTGAGTCCAGACCTTGCCAGACAAGAAACAGATCACTTGCAGAGAGATTGGAAATCTTTGAAGGGGTCAAGGATGAAGAAGAGAGGAGTGGGGGTTACATACGGATATTCCCCAGGGAAGACACCTGGAAGCGGTATGGTTCCCTCCTGACTAATACATCCTTGAATCAAGCCCTGGCTTCACATCTTTACCCAGAGAAGCCAGTGGTACGAGAAAGCAGCACTTATGAACCTCAGCAGCAAGTACCTGCATATGAGTGCCAGCTGCCTCCCTTGAAACAAACCGTACGTAAATACCAGGAGATGACACGCAAAGTGTCCAGAGTTGCCAGAGAGGTGCGCCAGAAAATTGAAAAACCTGTCCTGGTAGCAGGGAGCGGTAGACCTTCCAATACTACTGAAAAATGCCACCACAGAAGAAGAGAACCCAGCCAGGACTTAAACAAACAACCCGATGATCTGCGGCCTAGGGTGTTATGCTCACACCATGGCTCTGCTGGCAGTGTACAGGTGTCAGAGGATTTACTGAAAGCTAGGTTTGAATCCATGAAACAGCAGGAGGAGGCATTAATAAAAAGACGTTCCATTGAAGTTTCAAATATAGTTGCTGGCTTCTCCAGTATTTACAAACAGGCTTTCGGTGAAACAAAACTCTTATAG